A window from Opitutia bacterium ISCC 52 encodes these proteins:
- a CDS encoding sulfatase-like hydrolase/transferase has product MRKLLSILSVTSLLALCSSLFAAERPIRQAQDRPNIIIFLADDLGYADVGFNGCEDIPTPHIDSIAEKGVKFTDGYANHQVCSPSRAGLLSGRYQHRFGFENNSGPEEYSAKNFGIPRDVPTLAERLQEVDYRTAWVGKWHVGFQPGLRPHERGFDYTYGFHSGARTFYPNGPRQNHQMFQNGKPYHDETEYLTDAFARDSVRFIEDHEASDRSEDPFFIFFSFNAVHLPLEATKKYESRFPKIKNKNRKTYAGMLSALDDAMGRVMDTVRKHDEEDNTLVFFYSDNGGPTPQTTSRNDPLRGTKGTMWEGGIRVPFAVQWPGHIPAGETYNHPIMGFDVTATSLAVAGVELDDDDLIDGKDLLPYLNGSNKSKPHEQLFWRSGGQHAARVGDWKLVKSRGEEEMLFNLSQDIGEQEDLAKKNPAKFKELQTIYAHWSSQMQDPRWIRQDRTNAEVGGKLKQGVRRGNISIEERLARLFENDKNGDGRLSRKEYQSQRFGTMDRNDNGFITKKEATAAFKHFFGN; this is encoded by the coding sequence ATGCGCAAATTACTTTCCATTCTTTCAGTTACCAGCCTCCTCGCTCTCTGCTCTTCGCTCTTTGCGGCGGAACGCCCCATTCGACAAGCTCAGGACAGGCCTAACATCATCATCTTCCTGGCGGATGATCTGGGTTATGCCGACGTGGGCTTCAATGGATGTGAAGATATCCCGACTCCTCACATCGATTCCATCGCGGAGAAGGGTGTGAAGTTTACCGATGGTTATGCGAATCATCAGGTCTGTTCGCCGTCACGGGCAGGGTTGCTGTCTGGACGTTATCAGCACCGCTTCGGCTTTGAAAACAACTCGGGGCCGGAGGAATACTCAGCCAAGAACTTTGGCATTCCGCGTGACGTGCCAACACTGGCGGAACGACTGCAGGAAGTGGATTATCGTACGGCCTGGGTGGGAAAGTGGCATGTGGGTTTCCAACCGGGTTTGCGACCTCATGAGCGCGGTTTTGACTACACTTACGGTTTTCATTCAGGAGCTCGTACCTTTTATCCCAACGGCCCACGACAGAACCATCAGATGTTCCAGAATGGAAAACCCTACCATGACGAGACCGAGTATCTGACGGATGCCTTTGCCCGCGACTCGGTGAGGTTCATTGAAGATCACGAGGCCAGTGATCGCTCTGAAGATCCCTTCTTCATATTCTTTTCGTTCAACGCGGTGCACCTGCCACTCGAAGCAACCAAGAAGTACGAAAGCCGTTTTCCAAAGATTAAAAACAAGAACCGCAAAACCTATGCCGGTATGTTATCGGCACTGGACGATGCCATGGGGCGAGTGATGGATACGGTGCGCAAACACGACGAAGAAGACAACACTCTGGTCTTCTTCTACAGCGACAACGGTGGTCCTACTCCACAAACCACTTCAAGAAACGATCCGTTACGAGGAACCAAGGGAACGATGTGGGAAGGTGGCATTCGCGTTCCCTTTGCCGTGCAATGGCCGGGACACATTCCTGCTGGAGAAACCTATAACCATCCCATCATGGGTTTCGACGTAACCGCCACTTCCTTAGCCGTGGCCGGTGTTGAGTTGGACGATGATGACCTCATCGATGGCAAGGATCTTCTCCCCTACCTCAATGGTTCCAACAAGAGCAAACCGCACGAACAACTCTTCTGGCGTTCCGGAGGCCAACATGCCGCACGCGTGGGCGACTGGAAGCTCGTAAAATCACGAGGCGAGGAAGAGATGCTTTTCAATTTGTCCCAAGACATCGGGGAGCAGGAGGACCTGGCAAAAAAGAATCCAGCAAAGTTTAAAGAGCTGCAAACAATCTACGCACACTGGAGTAGCCAAATGCAGGATCCGCGATGGATACGTCAGGACCGCACCAATGCCGAGGTCGGCGGGAAGCTCAAACAAGGCGTCCGTAGAGGAAACATCAGTATCGAAGAGCGACTGGCCCGACTCTTTGAGAACGACAAGAATGGGGATGGACGTCTATCTCGAAAGGAATACCAAAGCCAGCGCTTCGGTACCATGGACCGCAACGACAATGGCTTCATTACCAAAAAGGAAGCCACAGCCGCATTTAAACATTTTTTCGGAAATTAG